One part of the Phycisphaeraceae bacterium genome encodes these proteins:
- a CDS encoding GspH/FimT family pseudopilin, translated as MVAATHAASRRRAFTLVEMIAVMVVVSVVAAVAIPSFSSIAGTRQIAAARLLLRDLTYARERAIATGTRVWVVFSVSGNSYSVLAENPAAPGRAGAAIIPDPSAPNRTYQQLLNTGEFSGVQIVSAAFDSQVEVGFDWCGRPLNTTSAFLAANGVVTLTGSKTVTVQARTGLCTMP; from the coding sequence GTGGTAGCCGCCACTCATGCCGCATCCCGCCGCCGCGCCTTCACCCTCGTCGAGATGATCGCGGTGATGGTCGTTGTCTCGGTGGTCGCGGCCGTGGCGATCCCGTCGTTCTCCTCGATCGCAGGGACCCGCCAGATCGCCGCCGCGAGGCTCCTGCTCCGAGACCTTACCTACGCCCGCGAGCGGGCGATCGCCACGGGCACCCGCGTCTGGGTCGTCTTCTCCGTCAGCGGCAACTCGTACTCCGTGCTCGCCGAGAACCCGGCCGCCCCCGGCCGGGCCGGCGCCGCCATCATCCCCGACCCGTCGGCCCCGAACCGCACCTACCAGCAACTGCTCAACACCGGCGAGTTCTCCGGGGTCCAGATCGTCAGCGCCGCGTTCGACAGCCAGGTCGAGGTCGGGTTCGACTGGTGCGGCCGGCCGCTCAACACCACCTCCGCGTTCCTCGCCGCGAACGGCGTCGTCACCCTCACCGGCTCCAAGACCGTCACCGTGCAGGCCCGAACCGGGCTGTGCACCATGCCCTGA
- a CDS encoding prepilin-type N-terminal cleavage/methylation domain-containing protein, producing MVPRAPARTSRRSPARRGFTLIEAIASMVILGIALPPMLWAVRQEHRNRISPLYASKARWLATEKLEDIIADRHSTTRGYAYLTAGNYPAEATISGYPGFSRSVALVETGPDLATAGTGYMKVTVSVTWTDSTGTSRTLPVSTVLTDYN from the coding sequence ATGGTCCCCCGCGCCCCCGCACGCACATCCCGCCGCTCACCCGCCCGCCGCGGGTTCACGCTGATCGAGGCGATCGCCTCGATGGTCATTCTCGGCATCGCGCTCCCGCCCATGCTCTGGGCCGTTCGCCAGGAGCACCGCAACCGCATCTCGCCCCTCTACGCCTCCAAGGCCCGCTGGCTTGCGACCGAGAAACTCGAGGACATCATCGCCGACCGCCACAGCACCACCCGCGGCTACGCCTACCTGACCGCCGGCAACTACCCCGCCGAGGCCACCATCAGCGGCTACCCGGGCTTCTCGCGCTCCGTCGCTCTCGTCGAAACCGGTCCGGACCTCGCCACCGCCGGCACGGGCTACATGAAAGTCACCGTCTCCGTCACCTGGACCGACTCCACCGGGACGTCGCGGACCCTGCCGGTCAGCACCGTCCTCACGGATTACAACTGA
- a CDS encoding type II secretion system F family protein — translation MSTIAFEYTALEKSGVKRRGVLRAGSKADALRQVAALDLTPVRIKQVREVVRARGRTIRVKDIAHFTYQFSVLMGARIPIGEGLLSIAQQETNAKLREVITDIATRIEAGEQIANAMTHHHKVFGELYIQTIRAAERTGNLVPVLEHLSELLERQRESQQQVRSALMYPTCVVVVLVLAVTFLIGVVIPKFAKMFASKGQQLPIFTRILMAVGESMQAYWWAYLGAAVAGVFMIKFAWNRPRGRNFIEAIFHRIPIIKDILVGAAMSRFTRVLGLGVQSGVGLIDSIELASNASGRPALLRDGQRIAEQVRTGGRLRDVLAVCGYIPNFAKRMLSAGEESGDVPKMCQLIARHYERETAHLTKNIGTVIEPVLIVLIAGVVLVVALAIFLPMWDMVKLVS, via the coding sequence ATGAGCACGATCGCGTTCGAATACACCGCACTCGAGAAGTCCGGCGTCAAGCGCCGGGGCGTGCTCCGCGCCGGCAGCAAGGCCGACGCCCTCCGCCAGGTCGCCGCGCTGGATCTCACGCCCGTCCGCATCAAGCAGGTGCGGGAGGTCGTCCGCGCCCGAGGCCGGACCATCCGCGTCAAGGACATCGCGCACTTCACGTACCAGTTCAGCGTTCTCATGGGCGCCCGCATCCCGATCGGAGAGGGCCTGCTCTCCATCGCCCAGCAGGAGACCAACGCCAAGCTCCGCGAGGTCATTACCGACATCGCCACGCGCATCGAGGCCGGCGAGCAGATCGCCAACGCGATGACGCATCACCACAAGGTCTTCGGCGAGTTGTACATCCAGACGATCCGCGCCGCCGAGCGCACGGGCAACCTCGTGCCCGTGCTGGAGCACCTCTCGGAGCTGCTCGAGCGCCAGCGGGAAAGCCAGCAGCAGGTCCGGTCGGCCCTCATGTACCCCACCTGCGTCGTCGTCGTCCTGGTCCTGGCTGTCACGTTCCTGATCGGCGTGGTCATCCCCAAGTTCGCCAAGATGTTCGCCTCCAAGGGGCAGCAGCTCCCGATCTTCACGCGCATCCTCATGGCGGTCGGCGAGTCCATGCAGGCCTACTGGTGGGCCTACCTCGGTGCCGCCGTGGCGGGCGTGTTCATGATCAAGTTCGCCTGGAATCGCCCGCGGGGCCGGAACTTCATCGAGGCCATCTTCCACCGCATCCCGATCATCAAGGACATCCTCGTCGGCGCGGCGATGAGCCGCTTCACGCGAGTCCTGGGCCTAGGCGTGCAGTCGGGCGTCGGCCTGATCGACTCGATCGAACTGGCTTCCAACGCCTCCGGACGCCCCGCGCTGCTCCGCGACGGCCAGCGCATCGCCGAACAGGTCCGCACCGGCGGACGGCTCAGGGACGTCCTGGCTGTCTGCGGTTATATTCCCAACTTCGCAAAGCGCATGCTCAGCGCGGGCGAGGAGTCGGGCGACGTCCCCAAGATGTGCCAGCTCATCGCCCGCCACTACGAGCGGGAGACTGCACACCTGACCAAGAACATCGGCACGGTCATCGAGCCCGTGCTCATCGTGCTCATCGCCGGCGTCGTGCTGGTCGTCGCCCTCGCGATCTTCCTGCCGATGTGGGACATGGTCAAGCTGGTGAGCTAG
- a CDS encoding prepilin-type N-terminal cleavage/methylation domain-containing protein — MDLVLNRGNKNRAFTLIELIVVIVVLAILSGIAIPKYIDYTANAKASSCKGTLGGVRSAIANFYANRAANGTAAYPTVGEMNTFGSTGVMQEAIPANPYISTTTLVSGTSIPTNAYVIAGTFPAPPTLPPVETTATGGWRYDATNGRFWANSNTVGENAW; from the coding sequence ATGGATCTCGTGCTGAATCGGGGGAACAAGAACCGGGCGTTTACGCTGATCGAGCTCATCGTTGTGATCGTCGTTCTGGCGATCCTCAGCGGCATCGCCATCCCCAAGTACATTGACTACACGGCCAACGCCAAGGCGTCCTCCTGCAAGGGCACGCTCGGCGGCGTTCGCTCCGCGATCGCCAACTTCTATGCGAACCGCGCCGCCAACGGCACGGCCGCGTACCCCACCGTGGGCGAGATGAACACCTTTGGTTCGACCGGCGTGATGCAGGAAGCCATCCCGGCCAACCCCTATATCTCGACCACGACCCTGGTCAGCGGCACCAGCATCCCGACCAATGCGTACGTCATCGCGGGCACCTTCCCGGCGCCCCCGACGCTCCCCCCGGTCGAGACCACCGCGACCGGCGGCTGGCGCTACGACGCGACCAACGGCCGCTTCTGGGCCAACAGCAACACCGTCGGCGAGAACGCCTGGTAA
- a CDS encoding prepilin-type N-terminal cleavage/methylation domain-containing protein — MTTCSRIPTSARRAFTLIELIVVIVVLAILSGVAIPKYLDYSASAKASSCRATLGAARSAITNYIAQSGLNGAATPPALVTFQTLGGVMNEPLPANPYMASSEIAAATYPASPATPPPVSGSHGWNYDPASGRFWANSDTVGENTW, encoded by the coding sequence ATGACGACCTGCTCCCGCATCCCGACGAGCGCCCGCAGGGCATTCACACTGATCGAGCTGATCGTGGTGATCGTCGTCCTCGCGATCCTCTCGGGCGTCGCGATCCCCAAGTACCTTGACTACTCCGCCTCGGCCAAGGCCTCCTCCTGCCGTGCTACCCTCGGCGCTGCGCGCTCCGCCATCACCAACTACATCGCCCAGTCGGGTTTGAACGGCGCCGCGACGCCCCCCGCCCTGGTCACGTTCCAGACCCTCGGCGGCGTCATGAACGAGCCGCTCCCCGCCAATCCCTACATGGCCTCCAGCGAGATCGCCGCCGCCACCTACCCCGCGAGTCCCGCAACGCCGCCTCCGGTCAGCGGGTCCCACGGCTGGAACTATGACCCCGCCTCCGGCCGCTTCTGGGCCAACAGCGACACCGTCGGAGAAAACACGTGGTAG